The genomic stretch ACCGCCACGGACACGGGGGCCGTCGTCTCCACCAACTCCCGAGCCAGCGCCTCCGCGGCGTCCAGCACCGCGTCCGGCTCATGGAGGGAGCGGACCAGGCCCGCGCCCAGCGCCTCATCGGCGGGAATCAGGCGGCCGCTCACCATCCAGTCGAGCGCGCGCCCCAGACCGACGATGCGGGGCAGGAACCACGATGAGCCCGCCTCCGGGTAGATGCCGCGCCGGCTGAAGACGAAGCCGAAGCGGCTGTCCTTCGCGGCCAGGCGGAAGTCAGCGGGCAGCAGCATCGTCGAGCCCACGCCCACGGCGGCGCCTCGGATGGCGGCGATGACAGGCTTGCGCATCGCGAACATCCGCCGCGTGACGCGCGTGGCGGGCTCCACCCACGCGCCCCCGGGCGGCTCCGTGTTCGTCACCTCGAGCGAGCTGCCGCTCAGGTCCGCGCCCACGCAG from Myxococcus xanthus encodes the following:
- a CDS encoding enoyl-CoA hydratase-related protein — encoded protein: MTYQHIRSSVTDRVATFELHRPEARNGFTVTMADELEAGLAAADADEDVRVVILTGAGKDFCVGADLSGSSLEVTNTEPPGGAWVEPATRVTRRMFAMRKPVIAAIRGAAVGVGSTMLLPADFRLAAKDSRFGFVFSRRGIYPEAGSSWFLPRIVGLGRALDWMVSGRLIPADEALGAGLVRSLHEPDAVLDAAEALARELVETTAPVSVAVIRQALYQMSALPSPEPAFQLDSQLIASLSRSADALEGVSAFLQKRPPRFTRTVAHDLPSFLPWREVTP